The proteins below come from a single Rhinolophus ferrumequinum isolate MPI-CBG mRhiFer1 chromosome 8, mRhiFer1_v1.p, whole genome shotgun sequence genomic window:
- the C8H2orf72 gene encoding uncharacterized protein C2orf72 homolog isoform X2, translating to MERELETLAARPARPAEPPFQALVEAAGGRGQVLLVGELWEREQSRALLRDFARAVFPPEQAAGKPGDAAAEADGPEAPGARWAPRTARARAIYSPLVFVLCRALSLASREPRRRLREMLRDVRDRRRAGGALVGVLVAEAGPEDAVAPGLRLLEALLRTVFGRQAGGRVQAAAYCPGHPASSLAVQAAACRALQAAGPARPEEGAWERPGLPTLLACFSWGPWSRGKNPDATSPSGPAQG from the exons ATGGAGCGCGAGCTGGAGACGCTGGCGGCCCGGCCCGCGCGCCCAGCGGAGCCGCCCTTCCAGGCGCTCGTGGAGGCGGCGGGCGGGCGCGGGCAGGTGCTGCTGGTGGGCGAGCTGTGGGAGCGCGAGCAGAGCCGCGCGCTGCTGCGGGACTTCGCCCGGGCCGTGTTCCCGCCGGAGCAAGCCGCCGGAAAGCCCGGCGACGCGGCCGCCGAAGCCGACGGACCCGAGGCGCCCGGGGCGCGGTGGGCGCCCAGGACGGCAAGGGCCCGCGCCATCTATTCGCCGCTGGTCTTCGTGCTGTGCCGCGCGTTGTCACTGGCCTCCCGGGAGCCGCGGCGCCGCCTGCGGGAGATGCTGCGGGACGTGCGCGACCGGCGGCGGGCTGGTGGGGCGCTGGTCGGGGTGCTGGTGGCGGAGGCCGGGCCCGAGGACGCGGTGGCGCCGGGATTGCGGCTCCTGGAGGCGCTGCTGCGCACCGTATTCGGCCGCCAGGCGGGGGGCCGCGTGCAGGCGGCCGCCTACTGCCCGGGCCACCCCGCCTCCAGCCTGGCTGTCCAAGCGGCCGCTTGCAGAGCCCTGCAAGCCGCCGGGCCCGCGCGACCAG AGGAAGGAGCCTGGGAGAGACCCGGCCTCCCCACGCTGCTGGCGTGCTTTTCCTGGGGTCCTTGGAGCCGGGGGAAGAACCCGGATGCCACTTCCCCCAGTGGCCCAGCTCAGG